AGGGGTATGACCAGTTTCGGCAGGGGCAGCCTCAGGAGGCTTTGGCTACTTTTCAGAAGGCGATCGCAGTTTTTAAGGCGACGGGAGCTAAGGCGGGGGAGGCGCAAAGCCTTAACCATATTGCCAATGTCTATCACTACAGTTTGAGGCAGTATCCGAAGGCGTTGGAGTTTTATCAGCAGGCGCTGAAGTTGCGGCAGCAGATTGGCGATCGCGAGGGGGAGTGGGCGACGCTGGCTGATATGGGGGTGGCTTACGGTGAGCAGGGGCAGTACACCAAGGCGCTGGAGTTTTACCAAAAAGCGTTAGGCATTATTCAGCAGTTGGGCGATCGCAACAGTGAGAAGCTACGGCTGAATGAGATTGCCAGCGTTTATTTCCGGTTGGGGCAGTATCCCCAAGCATTGGAAGCTTATCAGCAAGTGCTCAAACTTCAGCGGGAGGGCAGCGATCGCGAGGGGGAAGGTACGACGCTGGGGAATGTGGGCGTGGTCTATGTGAACTTGGGGCAGTACGCCAAGGCGCTAGAAGCGTACCGTCAAGCTTTAGCCATTTTTGATTCGCTCCCCGCTTACCAAGGAGCGAAGGCGACGATTCTCAACAATATGGGGGGGCTGTATTTCAGCATTGGCCAATATAAAGAAGCCCTTGACTCGACTCAAAAGGCTTTGGCGATTTTTAACAAGTTTAGCGATCGCCCAGATGCTGCTTCAGCGTTTACGGATTTGGGTTTGCTGTACGAAATTGTGGGGCAGTACTCGCAACCATTGGAGTTTCAGCAGTCGGGCTTGGCAATGCGTCGGGATATTGGCAATGCCCTGAATCAGGAATCGATTACGAAGGTAGGTCAAGCCGCTACGTTGAACAATATTGGACGGGTCTATGTCAGTGTGGGCCAATTGGATCAAGCGCTGAAGCTACATCAACAAGCACTGGCGACTTACCAAGAGCTTGGCGATCGCGCTGGGGAAGCCACGACGCAGAATAACTTGGGGCAAGTCTACGACAATCTAAAACAAACAGAGCAAGCACTGAAATTGTACCAGCAGGCGTTACAGCTCTATAAGCAGGTGGGCGATCGCACTGGGGAAGGGGTAGCGCTGAGCAACTTGGGCCACGCCTATGAGCAACAAGAGCAAAATGCTCAGGCGCTGAAGTTTTATCAGCAAGCACTAGCGGTACACCGAGACGTGGGCGATCGCGTCAATGAAGGGGTGACGCTGAGTAGCATTGGCCGCATTCTGCATCGCTCTGGGCAACAATCGGAAGCGGAGAAAACGCTGCGACAGGCGATCGCGATTCTAGAATCCTTACGTCCGGGTTTAACTGATGCGGCTAAGGTTTCCATCTTTGAAACTCAACAGAGAACCTATGGCACATTGCAGCAATCGCTGATTGCCCAGAAGCAAACCAATTCAGCTTTGGAAATCGCTGAACGCAGCCGCGCCCGTGCCTTTGTAGAGCTGCTAGCTCAACGTCTCACCACCAACTCAGCCACTGCATCCCCCCTCAATCCCCCGACTTTGGCACAGATTCAACAGATTGCTAAAACCCAAAACTCGACGCTGGTGGAGTATGCCATTGTGCATGATGCCGCTCCGTCGCAAGCTTCCCAACTATTAATTTGGGTGATTCAGCCCACCGGAAACATTAGATTTCGTCAAGTTGATCTGAAAGCTTTGCCGCAGCCAGTCGTCAGCTCATCCGATGCTGCTTCACCGCTAGAGACCTTAGTCACGCAGGCTAGAGGGGCGATTGGCATTAAGGGGCGAGGGCTGACGTTTCAAGAAGATACGACGACAGTGGCTAGGGCGATCGCCAGGGTGAGCGATCCCACCAATCAACCCTTGCAGCAACTCTACCAACTATTAATTCAACCGATCGCTGACCTGCTGCCTACTGATCCCAATGCCCACGTCATCTTTTTGCCCCAGGAAGCCTTATTTTTAGTGCCTTTCCCTGCCTTGCAAGCGAGCAATGGTCGCTACTTGATTGAGCAACACACGGTTCTCACTGCACCTTCGATTCAAGTTTTAGATCTGACGCGCCAGAAACACCAACAGCTATCGGGCAAAAACAAGAATGTGCTGGTGGTGGGTAACCCGACTATGCCTAAGGTCAGCCTGCCCCTCGGTGCTACGCCTCACCCGCTACCCAGCCTCCCTGGAGCTGAGCAAGAAGCCAAAGCGATCGCCACCCTACTGAAAACTCAACCTCTAACGGGCAACCAAGCGACAAAAACTGTCATCTTGCAGCAACTACCCCAAGCCCGACTCATGCATTTAGCCACCCACGGACTGCTGGATGACTTCAAAGGACTGGGTGTGCCTGGTGCGATCGCCCTAGCCCCCTCTGCTAAGGACGATGGCCTCCTGACTGCTAGCGAAATTCTCGACTTGAAACTCAACACCGATTTAGTTGTTCTCAGTGCTTGTGATACTGGACGCGGCCGCATCACGGGAGACGGGGTGATTGGTCTTTCGCGCTCATTCATTGCTGCTGGGGCACCCAGTGTGATTGTCTCCCTCTGGCAAGTACCCGATGCACCCACCGCAACCCTAATGACGCAGTTCTATCAAACCCTGCAACAACAGCCAGACAAGGCCCAAGCTCTACGTCAAGCCATGCTAGCTACTATGAAACAACACCCTGACCCCAAAGATTGGGCCGCCTTTACCTTAATTGGTGAATCTTAATAGTGCCAGTGTTAACCGGGGGTATCAATGGCAGCGAGTAGAGTTTCTGCTTGAGTGCAAAGTTGAGTGTGACAAGTCCCATTGCTGGCGAGTAAGCCCCCCCACTGGCTAACATCTGCCTGGTTATACTGCAACAAACTGCCATCAAAATGGGTGAACTTG
This region of Trichocoleus desertorum NBK24 genomic DNA includes:
- a CDS encoding CHAT domain-containing tetratricopeptide repeat protein; the protein is MSYRYRSLSLMGAAFLLTGSVPLGRFNPLVASVVLAQSEEAQARITEAAYLNQQGYDQFRQGQPQEALATFQKAIAVFKATGAKAGEAQSLNHIANVYHYSLRQYPKALEFYQQALKLRQQIGDREGEWATLADMGVAYGEQGQYTKALEFYQKALGIIQQLGDRNSEKLRLNEIASVYFRLGQYPQALEAYQQVLKLQREGSDREGEGTTLGNVGVVYVNLGQYAKALEAYRQALAIFDSLPAYQGAKATILNNMGGLYFSIGQYKEALDSTQKALAIFNKFSDRPDAASAFTDLGLLYEIVGQYSQPLEFQQSGLAMRRDIGNALNQESITKVGQAATLNNIGRVYVSVGQLDQALKLHQQALATYQELGDRAGEATTQNNLGQVYDNLKQTEQALKLYQQALQLYKQVGDRTGEGVALSNLGHAYEQQEQNAQALKFYQQALAVHRDVGDRVNEGVTLSSIGRILHRSGQQSEAEKTLRQAIAILESLRPGLTDAAKVSIFETQQRTYGTLQQSLIAQKQTNSALEIAERSRARAFVELLAQRLTTNSATASPLNPPTLAQIQQIAKTQNSTLVEYAIVHDAAPSQASQLLIWVIQPTGNIRFRQVDLKALPQPVVSSSDAASPLETLVTQARGAIGIKGRGLTFQEDTTTVARAIARVSDPTNQPLQQLYQLLIQPIADLLPTDPNAHVIFLPQEALFLVPFPALQASNGRYLIEQHTVLTAPSIQVLDLTRQKHQQLSGKNKNVLVVGNPTMPKVSLPLGATPHPLPSLPGAEQEAKAIATLLKTQPLTGNQATKTVILQQLPQARLMHLATHGLLDDFKGLGVPGAIALAPSAKDDGLLTASEILDLKLNTDLVVLSACDTGRGRITGDGVIGLSRSFIAAGAPSVIVSLWQVPDAPTATLMTQFYQTLQQQPDKAQALRQAMLATMKQHPDPKDWAAFTLIGES